The Candida albicans SC5314 chromosome 5, complete sequence genome includes a region encoding these proteins:
- a CDS encoding uncharacterized protein (Ortholog(s) have mRNA binding activity and transcription export complex localization) — protein MCVSVRFFLVVSASLNFSPSIQIHINSILGSKQRKKFWSKRNETKPTNILTNLPPPFPKMSSPNDRNKKFFNSLTPIVLRDKPISSYASSEIITVAINQTGTRVVYSRTDRSVRIWKCLPASVVDPKTIVDAHSKAVECLSFNPMTEFTFATVAKDEYVKIWNANTGDKLHEIKCEFDSLKLVRYSNDGQLLVVVDRASNFLFFNVGANYKLIHKFKLDEHIYDLKWFNHDHQFFLVSSHDGSILLYEIIDGDGDNELSSKLRASVSGHNSSITTIAISPKGNYFTVGSSEGVISFWKTLENLINSKVITDVDQSIAQLDISRDGTYLAVAYDTDSNSRIYEAEGSELVHEIPNSGSGNQTFSSIVWFPTKTGFAYTSDHGTVLTVMIKPIEQKHRR, from the coding sequence atGTGTGTGTCTGTTCGTTTTTTTCTCGTTGTCTCTGCCTCgttgaatttttcaccTTCCATCCAAATCCACATCAATTCCATTCTTGGCAgtaaacaaagaaaaaaattctgGTCAAAACGAAACGAAACGAAACCAACCAATATACTAACCAACTTACCACCCCCTTTCCCAAAAATGCTGAGTCCAAATgatagaaataaaaaattctttaataGTTTAACTCCAATAGTTTTAAGAGATAAACCAATTTCAAGTTATGCTTCATCAGAAATTATAACAGTTGCAATTAATCAAACTGGTACTAGAGTGGTATATTCACGTACAGATAGATCAGTAAGGATTTGGAAATGTCTTCCTGCTTCAGTAGTTGACCCAAAAACTATTGTTGATGCCCATCTGAAAGCAGTCGAATGTTTATCTTTCAATCCAATGACAGAATTCACGTTTGCAACAGTGGCTAAAGATGAATATGTCAAAATTTGGAATGCTAATACTGGGGATAAATTACATGAAATAAAATGTGAATTTGATTCGTTAAAATTGGTTCGTTATTCAAATGATGGACAATTGTTAGTGGTTGTGGATAGAGCAtctaatttcttgtttttcaatgttggagcaaattataaattaattcataaattcaaattagaTGAGCATATCTATGATTTAAAATGGTTCAATCATgatcatcaatttttccTTGTATCTTCACATGATGGAAGCATACTTTTatatgaaattattgatgGTGATGGAGACAATGAACTATCTTCAAAATTAAGAGCATCAGTGTCTGGTCacaattcatcaatcacTACCATTGCTATATCGCCAAAAGGTAATTATTTTACGGTTGGAAGTAGTGAAGGGGTGATAAGTTTTTGGAAAACTTTAGAGAATCTAATTAATCTGAAAGTGATTACTGATGTTGATCAAAGTATTGCCCAATTGGATATCAGTAGAGATGGTACTTATTTGGCAGTCGCATATGATACTGATAGTAATCTGAGAATATATGAAGCTGAAGGAAGTGAATTGGTTCATGAAATACCCAATAGTGGCAGTGGGAACCAAACTTTTAGCTCAATAGTGTGGTTCCCAACGAAAACAGGATTCGCATATACCAGTGACCATGGTACAGTTTTAACTGTTATGATTAAACCGATAGAACAGAAACACAGGCGATAA
- the IMP2 gene encoding endopeptidase catalytic subunit (Predicted subunit of the mitochondrial inner membrane peptidase complex involved in protein targeting to mitochondria): MGISRGVKTTLLTLTWFPVLYSFTNHGYQPYQITGSSMTPTFNPGTSTMTKDIVLVQKYNIKKPRSLSRGDIIMFRSPENPEKLLTKRVVGIQGDIIRPKSPPYPKSEVKIPRNHFWVEGDNSFHSIDSNKFGPVSQGLVIGKVVTIIWPPSRFGSELKRNL, encoded by the coding sequence ATGGGAATATCTAGAGGAGTGAAAACCACATTGTTAACATTGACATGGTTTCCAGTACTATATTCATTCACAAATCATGGATATCAACCGTATCAAATAACTGGATCATCAATGACACCAACTTTCAATCCCGGTACGTCAACAATGACAAAAGATATTGTTTTAgtacaaaaatataatattaaaaaaccCAGATCGCTATCAAGAGGAGACATAATTATGTTTCGATCGCCAGAAAACCcagaaaaattattgactAAACGAGTTGTGGGTATACAAGGTGATATTATACGACCTAAATCACCACCTTATCCTAAATCAGAAGTGAAAATCCCCAGAAATCATTTTTGGGTTGAAGGAGATAATAGTTTCCATTCTATAGATTCGAATAAGTTTGGACCTGTTAGTCAAGGATTGGTGATTGGGAAAGTGGTGACTATAATATGGCCACCAAGTAGGTTTGGAAGtgaattaaaaagaaatttataG
- the GIT4 gene encoding Git4p (Glycerophosphocholine transporter; fungal-specific (no human or murine homolog); possibly an essential gene, disruptants not obtained by UAU1 method; Hap43p-repressed gene) gives MATRDLPHSVGDFCFGWVDQIRSEITLGKSQDQLIKEDVLEDDETVETKVEIKNLWPAFASGAGLFSDGYVNAGISTVLSCLKKIYGDEFTKSNAMNNIGSIGFVGTVVGQLSFGYISDNFDRKTGMLTANVMLIFFTLMCAVASWGTTVQGFFACLTVWRFFLGIAIGAEYPTSSVIASEFANQLPSGHRNRYFSWFTNAMIDFGFVVSSFVPLVLLWIFTPRHLRAVWRLSIGLGVIPPLILFFIRLKMDNSKSFKKMNMKRVNYSKYPWWLIIKFYWFRLTVVSLIWFIYDFSVYSFGTFNTIIIGEVIPNGTLYENWGWSVVFNLFYMPGAFLGAFIGDYLGPRLTLAIGVGAQGIIGIAMSACLKSLKKHVAGFVVVFGIFSTFGEFGPGNNTGLLASKTCASSIRGQYYGIAAAIGKIGAFVGTWVFPAIQKHYAYSEDLSLQVPFYVSSALCLFSAFLTIFFVPPVGQDAINKEDRLFKEYLEENGVDIRLLGDSGVVTQYQEDEDIGVISDEKDDTVKVQQKNV, from the coding sequence ATGGCTACTAGAGATTTACCTCATTCAGTTGGTGacttttgttttggttggGTTGATCAAATTCGAAGTGAAATCACTTTAGGTAAAAGTCaagatcaattaattaaagaaGATGTTcttgaagatgatgaaacCGTGGAAACTAAagttgaaatcaaaaatttatgGCCAGCATTTGCTTCCGGCGCAGGTTTATTTTCTGATGGATATGTTAATGCTGGTATTAGTACGGTATTATcatgtttgaaaaaaatttatggTGATGAATTTACTAAATCTAATGCTATGAATAATATTGGATCTATTGGATTTGTTGGTACGGTGGTGGGACAATTAAGTTTTGGTTATATTTCCGATAATTTCGATAGAAAAACCGGTATGTTAACTGCTAATGTAATGTTAATTTTCTTTACATTAATGTGTGCTGTTGCTTCTTGGGGGACAACGGTTCAAGGGTTTTTCGCTTGTCTTACAGTATGGAGATTTTTCTTGGGTATTGCTATTGGTGCTGAATATCCAACTTCTTCAGTTATAGCTTCAGAATTTGCTAACCAATTACCTTCCGGTCATAGAAATAGATATTTCAGTTGGTTCACCAATGCTATGATTGATTTTgggtttgttgtttcttcGTTTGTTCCATTGGTTTTATTATGGATTTTCACTCCTCGTCATTTAAGAGCCGTTTGGAGATTAAGTATCGGATTAGGGGTAATTCCAccattgattttgtttttcatcCGTTTAAAAATGGATAATTCcaaatcattcaaaaaaatgaatatgaaAAGAGTCAATTATAGCAAATATCCTTGGTGgttgattattaaattcTATTGGTTCCGTTTAACCGTGGTCTCTTTGATTTGGTTCATCTACGATTTTTCCGTTTATTCTTTTGGAACTTTCAATACTATCATTATTGGTGAAGTCATACCAAATGGAACTCTTTACGAAAATTGGGGGTGGTCAGTTGtgttcaatttgttttatatgCCAGGGGCATTTCTTGGTGCCTTTATAGGTGATTATCTTGGACCAAGATTAACTTTGGCAATCGGGGTTGGTGCTCAAGGGATCATTGGTATTGCCATGTCAGCATGTTTGaaaagtttgaaaaaacatGTAGCTGGATTTGTCGTTGTTTTCGGTATTTTTTCCACGTTTGGTGAATTTGGACCAGGTAATAATACCGGATTATTGGCATCGAAAACTTGTGCTTCATCAATTAGAGGTCAATATTATGGTATTGCCGCTGCAATTGGGAAAATTGGTGCCTTTGTGGGTACTTGGGTATTCCCAGCAATTCAAAAACATTATGCATACAGTGAAGATTTATCTTTACAAGTACCATTTTATGTCAGTTCTGCCTTGTGTCTTTTCAGTGCATTTTTAACTATTTTCTTTGTTCCGCCAGTGGGTCAAGATGCTATTAATAAAGAAGATAGATTGTTTAAAGAATATTTAGAAGAAAACGGGGTTGATATAAGATTGTTAGGTGATAGTGGTGTTGTCACTCAATAtcaagaagatgaagatattgGTGTGATTTCTGATGAAAAAGACGATACCGTTAAAGTACAACAGAAAAATGTATAA
- the GIT3 gene encoding Git3p (Glycerophosphocholine permease; white cell specific transcript; fungal-specific; alkaline repressed; caspofungin, macrophage/pseudohyphal-repressed; flow model biofilm induced; Spider biofilm induced), which yields MSTRDLPHSFSELSYGWVKRIRAEFTVGKSKEQLLAEDYHSTTDEDSEVVTSVKANSLWPAFASGAGLFSDGYVNNSISTVLFCLKKIYPDEITKSNAINNIASIAFVGTVVGQLGFGYISDRIARKGGMMAANVMLIFFTLMCAVGSWGVTVQGFFACLTVWRFFLGVAIGAEYPTSSVIASEFANQLPPGKRNRYFSWFTNAMIDSGFVVSAFVPFVLIWIFTEKHLRALWRVAIGLGVIPPLSLFFMRLKMKNSSSFQKLHMKNVKYRDYPWWLIVKFYWFRLTIVSLIWFIYDFSAYSFGNFNTIIIGEIIPEAPIWKQWGWSIVFNLFYIPGAFLGAISADYIGPRLTLALGVGIQGVIGIAMSACLNSLKKHIAGFVVVFGIFTTFGEFGPGDNIGLLASKTSATAIRGQYYGIAAAIGKIGAFVGTWVFPAIQSKYANNANPDLQLQVPFYISSALCLFSACLAIFFCPQVGQDAIYKEDHDFVQYLSNNGFDINMLGEGGDVREVCRESDSLEKGKRDDFQVDNNSL from the coding sequence ATGTCTACTAGAGATTTACCTCATAGTTTTTCCGAGTTGAGTTATGGCTGGGTGAAAAGAATACGTGCTGAATTCACCGTTGGGAAAAGTAAAGAACAATTACTCGCTGAAGATTATCATTCTACTACTGATGAAGATTCCGAAGTAGTCACATCTGTTAAAGCAAATAGTTTATGGCCAGCTTTTGCTTCTGGAGCAGGATTATTTTCCGATGGTTATGTTAATAATTCCATTAGTACGGTgcttttttgtttgaagaaaatttatCCTGATGAAATCACCAAATCAAATGccattaataatattgcATCGATAGCTTTTGTTGGTACCGTTGTTGGTCAACTAGGTTTTGGTTATATTTCTGATAGAATTGCTAGAAAAGGAGGGATGATGGCAGCAAATGTtatgttgatttttttcacaTTAATGTGCGCTGTAGGATCTTGGGGGGTTACCGTCCAAGGGTTTTTCGCTTGTCTTACTGTATGGAGATTCTTTTTGGGGGTAGCCATTGGTGCAGAATACCCCACCTCTTCTGTCATTGCTTCTGAATTTGCTAATCAATTACCACCAGGTAAAAGAAACAGATATTTCAGTTGGTTTACTAATGCCATGATTGATCTGGGTTTCGTTGTTTCAGCTTTTGTCccatttgttttaatttggatttttaCTGAAAAACATTTACGAGCATTATGGAGAGTGGCCATTGGGTTAGGAGTTATCCCAcctttatcattatttttcatgcgtttgaaaatgaaaaattcatcttctttCCAGAAATTACATATGAAAAACGTTAAATACAGAGATTATCCTTGGTGGTTGATTGTTAAATTTTACTGGTTTAGATTGACTATTGtttcattgatttggtttatttATGATTTTTCTGCTTACTCATTTGGGAATTTCAACACCATTATCATTGGAGAAATCATCCCTGAAGCACCAATTTGGAAACAATGGGGTTGGtcaattgttttcaatttattttatattcCTGGTGCTTTCTTAGGAGCAATCTCTGCCGATTATATTGGACCAAGATTAACATTAGCTCTTGGTGTGGGGATACAAGGTGTCATTGGCATTGCCATGTCTGCTTGTTTGAATAGTTTGAAGAAACACATTGCCgggtttgttgttgtatttgGTATTTTCACTACATTTGGGGAATTTGGACCTGGTGACAACATTGGGTTATTGGCTTCAAAGACATCTGCTACAGCCATTAGAGGTCAATACTATGGTATAGCTGCTGCCATCGGTAAAATTGGTGCATTCGTTGGTACATGGGTATTCCCAGCTATTCAGAGTAAATATGCAAACAATGCCAATCCAGATTTACAATTACAAGTTCCATTCTATATTAGTTCTGCATTGTGTCTTTTCAGTGCTTGTTTGGCAATCTTTTTCTGTCCTCAAGTTGGTCAAGATGCTATTTACAAAGAAGATCATGATTTTGTCCAATACTTGAGTAACAATGGATTTGATATCAATATGTTGGGAGAAGGTGGTGATGTTCGTGAAGTTTGTCGTGAATCAGACTCACttgaaaaaggaaagaGAGATGATTTCCAAGTTGACAATAATTCTCTTTAA
- a CDS encoding uncharacterized protein (Ortholog(s) have role in aerobic respiration and mitochondrial intermembrane space, nucleus localization), translating into MDQTKPGFLDQFLLEDISRHCPHQFLSFHQCMTLPQPDPNQCFQQQVDLTKCIKTSVPSFAKIQNECFGKMQAYEACLKMNKSNTKSCSHELQNLRNCAFGTIDK; encoded by the coding sequence ATGGATCAGACTAAACCTGGATTTCTAGATCAGTTTTTATTAGAAGACATTTCTCGTCATTGCCctcatcaatttttatcTTTCCATCAATGTATGACATTACCGCAACCAGATCCAAATCAATGTttccaacaacaagttGATTTGACAAAATGTATTAAAACTTCTGTCCCATCATTTGCTAAGATCCAAAATGAATGTTTTGGAAAAATGCAAGCTTATGAAGCATGtctaaaaatgaataagAGTAATACAAAGAGTTGCAGTCatgaattacaaaatttgaGAAATTGTGCTTTTGGAACTATagataaataa